A region from the Candidatus Cloacimonadota bacterium genome encodes:
- a CDS encoding DUF4139 domain-containing protein, with amino-acid sequence MFIRVIMLLILLVLAGFASAEDWITIYNDDLSLVRSNFELELKAGRQEYNFDNITSRIEAPSVIVHSLSGGVRVAEQNYEYDLAGKSQIIAKYIEREVELLTKDDSRVIGTLKFYDGSSFGILEKGSDRLFVVADSETQVIKLAELPSNFYTKPTLHWSLIADKAGKHPLQMTYLTGGLSWNVTYNSVWDEKTLALNSWVTITNQSGKAFDEVTLKLIAGDVNRVYDVYGGYKRNMYDEMMAPSMAMDAGAPSFEEKAFHDFHMYTLDQKVSFANNQTKQLELYPLQNVKAIQAYEYSTWGGGVNSVIKFKNTEENGIGKPLPKGTLKVYKKDSDGNLEFIGEDSIKHTSKNEDVKINTGTAFDLVASTLVRDQRDLGKNKSERTIQVTLRNNSAEAKTINVLHQLGGNDSIIESNFTHTQDTNLKATFEIAVQPDKEVILNFTVRTEY; translated from the coding sequence GTGTTCATTAGAGTTATCATGCTCCTGATCCTGCTGGTGCTGGCAGGCTTTGCCAGCGCGGAAGACTGGATCACCATCTACAATGACGACCTTTCCCTGGTGCGCAGCAATTTTGAGCTGGAGCTCAAGGCCGGTCGCCAGGAATACAATTTCGACAACATCACCTCCCGCATCGAAGCGCCCTCCGTGATCGTGCATTCCCTCAGCGGCGGAGTGCGGGTCGCGGAACAGAATTATGAATACGACCTGGCCGGCAAATCCCAGATCATCGCCAAATACATCGAGCGCGAGGTGGAACTGCTCACCAAGGACGATTCGCGGGTGATCGGCACCCTCAAGTTCTATGACGGCAGCAGCTTCGGGATCCTGGAAAAAGGCAGCGACCGGCTCTTCGTGGTTGCCGACAGCGAAACCCAGGTGATCAAACTGGCGGAACTGCCCTCCAACTTCTACACCAAGCCCACCCTGCACTGGAGCCTGATCGCAGACAAAGCCGGCAAACATCCCCTCCAGATGACCTACCTGACCGGTGGATTGAGCTGGAACGTCACCTACAACAGCGTTTGGGACGAAAAGACCCTCGCCCTCAATTCCTGGGTGACCATCACCAACCAGAGCGGCAAGGCCTTCGACGAAGTGACCCTGAAACTGATCGCGGGCGACGTGAACCGGGTCTATGACGTGTATGGCGGCTACAAACGCAACATGTACGACGAGATGATGGCGCCGTCGATGGCCATGGATGCCGGAGCGCCCAGCTTCGAGGAAAAGGCCTTCCACGATTTCCACATGTACACCCTGGACCAGAAAGTGTCCTTCGCGAACAACCAGACCAAACAGCTGGAACTATATCCACTGCAAAACGTAAAGGCCATCCAGGCTTACGAATACAGCACCTGGGGCGGCGGCGTGAACAGCGTGATCAAGTTCAAAAACACCGAGGAAAACGGCATCGGCAAGCCCCTGCCCAAAGGCACCCTCAAGGTCTATAAGAAAGACAGCGACGGCAATCTGGAATTCATTGGCGAAGACAGCATCAAGCACACCAGCAAGAACGAAGATGTGAAGATCAACACCGGCACCGCCTTCGACCTGGTGGCCTCCACCCTGGTGCGCGACCAGCGCGACCTGGGCAAAAACAAAAGCGAGCGCACCATCCAGGTGACCCTGCGCAACAACTCCGCCGAGGCCAAAACGATCAACGTGCTGCACCAGCTGGGCGGAAACGACAGCATCATCGAAAGCAATTTCACCCACACCCAGGACACCAACCTGAAGGCCACCTTCGAGATAGCGGTCCAGCCGGACAAAGAGGTGATCCTCAACTTCACCGTGAGAACCGAATACTGA
- a CDS encoding Hsp20/alpha crystallin family protein translates to MQDKIHSNLNGIRREMLKILGEVSSLTHSPLAIEDAIDDFWHPKCDVYQTDTQWVVLVELAGVNKDEISITASSEYLRISGARELHSEDGQTTYHSMEIDTGRFDRRIFFPDLSLDKDHPKVQYLNGILRIAFTIQALVERIIPID, encoded by the coding sequence ATGCAGGACAAGATACATTCGAATCTGAACGGCATCCGCCGCGAAATGCTGAAGATCCTGGGCGAAGTTTCCTCGCTCACCCACAGCCCGCTGGCCATTGAGGACGCCATCGACGATTTCTGGCATCCCAAATGCGATGTTTACCAGACCGACACGCAGTGGGTGGTGCTGGTGGAACTGGCCGGAGTGAACAAGGACGAGATCAGCATCACGGCCAGCAGCGAGTACCTGCGCATCAGCGGAGCGCGCGAGCTGCATTCCGAGGACGGCCAGACCACCTACCACAGCATGGAGATCGATACCGGCAGATTCGACCGCCGGATCTTTTTTCCCGATCTCAGCCTGGACAAAGACCATCCCAAGGTGCAATACCTGAACGGGATCCTGCGGATCGCCTTCACCATCCAGGCTTTGGTGGAAAGGATCATACCCATAGATTGA
- a CDS encoding MFS transporter — MRLKNLNPVERRTAILLVLAALFNGVILSLNQTQDIIARKALHAKDWQLMLMTMIWPVANFFSVWWARVFERSCHKQRYFLIAGIIGRLTLVYAIWLVSMNEYLVLLGLLFASNSLIVPAQNSIYQRNIHPSRRARVFGIIQSVGIGVSVVLTFIAGRLLDVREDSFRLILVVTGIVGFASAAILALIRIQEPVVKRDCQKLNWKQTLLEPIGGTLRLLKENKAFAAFERSFSIYGMGFIMMQPIIPIYLVDKLQLTYTANFLAKGIVSQLGMLLLSPLIGKLHDRMHPFRFMSAAFGLLMVFPLLFVASSLVKGESVLPVVIVFLAYLIFGIAMAGVNITWNMGSIYFAGDSDASIYQSVHVTMTGIRGLIAPVLGYTLLKVFSLTMVFVVAAGFFLAAALVSLRDYRRWKFVNQVATTPR, encoded by the coding sequence ATGCGCTTGAAAAATCTGAATCCCGTGGAACGAAGGACCGCCATCCTGTTGGTACTGGCGGCGCTGTTCAACGGCGTGATCCTTTCCCTGAACCAGACGCAGGACATCATTGCCCGCAAGGCCCTGCACGCCAAGGATTGGCAGCTGATGCTGATGACCATGATCTGGCCGGTGGCCAATTTCTTTTCGGTCTGGTGGGCGCGGGTGTTTGAGCGCAGCTGCCACAAACAGCGCTATTTCCTGATCGCCGGCATCATCGGCCGGCTCACCTTGGTTTATGCCATCTGGCTGGTGAGCATGAACGAATATCTGGTGCTGCTGGGTCTGCTCTTCGCCTCCAATTCGCTCATCGTGCCCGCCCAGAACAGCATTTACCAGCGCAACATCCATCCCAGCCGGCGGGCCAGGGTCTTCGGCATCATCCAAAGCGTGGGGATAGGGGTTTCTGTCGTGCTCACCTTCATCGCCGGACGTTTGCTTGACGTTCGGGAAGACAGTTTTCGCCTGATTCTGGTTGTCACCGGGATCGTGGGTTTCGCCAGCGCGGCCATTCTGGCCCTGATCCGCATCCAGGAACCCGTGGTGAAACGCGACTGCCAGAAGCTGAATTGGAAACAGACCCTGCTGGAGCCGATCGGCGGAACCCTCCGGCTGCTGAAGGAAAACAAGGCTTTTGCCGCTTTCGAGCGCAGCTTTTCCATCTACGGCATGGGCTTCATCATGATGCAGCCCATCATCCCCATCTATCTGGTGGACAAGCTGCAGCTCACCTACACCGCCAATTTCCTGGCCAAGGGGATCGTCTCCCAGCTTGGCATGCTGCTGCTTTCACCCCTGATCGGAAAACTGCACGACCGCATGCATCCCTTCCGCTTCATGTCGGCGGCGTTTGGGCTGCTGATGGTCTTTCCGCTGCTGTTTGTGGCCTCATCCCTGGTGAAGGGTGAATCCGTGCTGCCCGTGGTGATCGTGTTTCTGGCCTATCTGATCTTTGGCATCGCCATGGCCGGCGTGAACATCACCTGGAACATGGGTTCCATCTACTTCGCGGGCGATTCCGACGCCTCCATCTATCAGAGCGTGCACGTTACCATGACCGGCATCCGCGGCCTGATCGCGCCTGTGCTGGGATACACGTTGCTGAAGGTTTTCAGCCTTACCATGGTCTTCGTGGTGGCAGCGGGCTTTTTCCTCGCCGCGGCGCTGGTGAGTTTGCGCGATTACCGCCGCTGGAAGTTTGTCAATCAAGTGGCCACGACCCCACGCTAA
- a CDS encoding integration host factor subunit beta, producing MTKADLVKVISENTGIIRKDVAVVVDSLLQSIKDSLGKGHHIEIRGFGTFRLKTRKPRMGRNPKTEEKVPVPARTVPTFKFSREFKTSVIDLNVKE from the coding sequence ATGACAAAAGCAGATCTGGTTAAAGTGATCTCAGAGAATACCGGCATCATCCGCAAAGACGTTGCTGTTGTGGTCGATTCCCTGCTGCAGTCCATCAAGGACAGTCTGGGCAAAGGCCACCACATCGAAATCCGTGGTTTTGGCACCTTCCGTCTTAAAACCCGCAAACCCCGCATGGGCCGTAATCCCAAGACCGAAGAGAAAGTACCGGTTCCCGCCAGGACCGTACCCACCTTCAAGTTTTCCCGCGAATTCAAGACCTCGGTCATCGACCTCAACGTGAAAGAGTAG
- a CDS encoding ribonuclease H-like domain-containing protein produces the protein MATLRGGFFGFGLNFEDHNLELRQLIRDALRSTLEGDFSAHADYPYFYTRAFYDMRTEVDGLPLFPRELPEVFLRWAGLEAGKLISPEEILVLDLETTGLGRGQTIAFMIGLGYYEEGRYVVEQLFLPEPEAEANSFDRLIELLEKKSVLITFNGKTFDVPILESRLLYNHIWLDLRSKLHIDLLHLARRLWKNKIPSCALETIEFYILGYIREKELDIEGGLIPQTYFQFLISGDAELMRRVFIHNQFDILHTAALFTLICDSAGYPPALGFDHRIDYHALARLYISQDSSETARAILTDLLAQNIVSGDIACELGLLNKKEGDLEAADSCFALAAALDHPAGRLEYAKLLEKRKDYDSALDQAQALLHWHLARPQISARQVEALEKRVLRLRRKLEL, from the coding sequence GTGGCCACCCTTCGGGGTGGCTTTTTTGGCTTTGGCTTGAACTTCGAAGACCACAATCTGGAACTGCGCCAGCTGATCCGGGACGCCCTGCGCTCCACTCTGGAGGGAGATTTCTCCGCCCACGCCGATTATCCCTATTTTTACACCCGTGCCTTTTACGATATGCGCACCGAGGTGGACGGCCTGCCCCTCTTTCCCCGGGAATTGCCTGAGGTTTTTCTGCGCTGGGCCGGTCTGGAAGCGGGAAAGCTGATCAGCCCGGAGGAAATCCTGGTGCTGGATCTGGAGACCACAGGATTGGGCCGCGGCCAGACAATTGCCTTCATGATCGGCCTGGGCTATTACGAGGAGGGGCGCTATGTGGTGGAGCAGCTGTTCCTGCCGGAACCCGAGGCCGAGGCCAACTCTTTCGACCGCCTCATCGAGCTGCTGGAAAAGAAGTCCGTGCTGATCACCTTCAACGGTAAAACCTTCGACGTTCCCATCCTGGAATCCCGCCTGCTTTACAACCACATCTGGCTGGACCTGCGCTCCAAACTCCACATTGACCTGCTCCATCTGGCCCGGAGGCTCTGGAAAAACAAGATCCCCTCCTGCGCCTTGGAAACAATCGAGTTCTATATCCTGGGCTACATCCGCGAAAAGGAGCTGGACATCGAGGGCGGCCTCATACCCCAAACCTATTTTCAGTTCCTCATCAGCGGCGACGCCGAGCTGATGCGCCGCGTTTTCATCCACAACCAGTTCGACATCCTGCACACGGCCGCGCTCTTCACCCTGATCTGCGACAGCGCGGGCTATCCCCCCGCCCTGGGTTTCGACCACCGCATCGACTACCACGCCCTGGCCCGGCTCTACATCAGCCAGGATAGCAGCGAAACGGCCCGTGCCATACTAACCGACCTGCTGGCCCAAAACATCGTCTCCGGCGATATCGCCTGCGAATTGGGGCTGCTCAACAAAAAGGAGGGTGACCTGGAAGCCGCGGACAGCTGTTTCGCCCTCGCCGCCGCCCTCGACCACCCCGCCGGAAGGCTGGAATATGCCAAGCTGCTGGAAAAACGCAAGGACTACGACAGCGCCCTGGACCAGGCCCAGGCACTGCTCCACTGGCACCTGGCCCGGCCTCAGATCAGCGCCAGGCAGGTGGAAGCGCTGGAAAAAAGAGTGCTGCGCCTGCGCAGAAAACTAGAACTCTGA
- a CDS encoding NfeD family protein yields the protein MINIQPWHVWTILGIVFVIIEIFDPAFFFIALGIGAIATGLLSLLHLVGGSVPMQIIIFAAISFVAFLFTRRVGKRVLRNAGGETNVYALKGKEGRITKAIPAEGKGYVKIGGEEWGAVSTDAKPIEVDAKVKVIDIDGNKLIVSPSE from the coding sequence ATGATCAACATTCAGCCCTGGCACGTGTGGACAATCCTCGGGATCGTCTTTGTGATCATCGAGATCTTCGATCCCGCCTTCTTCTTCATCGCGCTGGGCATCGGCGCCATCGCCACCGGGCTGCTCAGCCTCCTGCATCTGGTGGGGGGCAGCGTGCCAATGCAGATAATCATCTTCGCGGCGATCAGCTTTGTGGCTTTTCTCTTCACCCGCAGGGTGGGGAAAAGAGTGCTGCGCAACGCAGGCGGGGAAACCAACGTTTACGCTTTGAAAGGAAAAGAAGGCCGCATCACCAAAGCCATTCCCGCGGAAGGCAAAGGTTATGTGAAGATCGGCGGGGAAGAGTGGGGGGCTGTTTCAACTGACGCCAAACCCATCGAAGTGGATGCCAAGGTGAAGGTTATAGATATCGACGGCAACAAACTTATCGTGAGCCCCTCCGAGTAA
- the recN gene encoding DNA repair protein RecN — protein sequence MLTGIQIRNYLFVPEQRLVFGPGMTVLSGETGAGKSILVGSVALIFADPSPALEAFDPAQPIYLEASFDLSRNSEVRNWLAVQGYEPEPELILAREVSTTGKSSYFLNGRKVTASLLRELKPLMIDFHHQRDQQRLLSAAYQLHLLDLYAKNDACLSAFSTQYRGLRESLKELESLKAKAEQDRQLRELYQYQFEELEKAALRESEDLELQQEFELLSHAQEIAETAAAACFDLYESENSVHSRLNASLAALSRFSHLDPRLANIEQGLRDSLELVSENSAALGDLSQSASADPARLEAIRERLDAINSLLHKHKAQNIGELLEVFAEREAQINAYADLSERIKALEKATEKDFEALRASGDKLSANRRAAAEKLSVELRESISLLSIPDARFKIRVDKKTDGKIIMHEYLDSCTEQGQDACQYFFSANRGSELKPLSAVASGGELSRILLAIKKVLSERIEEKLMILDEIDSGIGGKTAEYVAQFIFALARRHRIICITHLAQIAAIADQQVALQKEAGKQRNVIQMVPLEAEQRLEELARMLSGNVSDISLEHARELISKYKT from the coding sequence ATGCTGACCGGGATCCAGATCCGCAACTACCTTTTCGTGCCCGAACAGCGGCTGGTTTTCGGCCCGGGCATGACGGTCCTGAGTGGGGAAACAGGCGCGGGAAAATCCATCCTGGTGGGCTCTGTGGCTCTCATTTTCGCCGATCCGTCCCCTGCCCTGGAAGCCTTCGATCCTGCTCAGCCCATCTATCTGGAGGCCAGCTTTGACCTTTCCCGAAACTCGGAAGTGCGGAACTGGCTGGCCGTGCAGGGCTATGAACCGGAACCGGAGCTGATCCTGGCCCGGGAAGTGAGCACCACCGGGAAATCCAGTTATTTCCTCAACGGGCGCAAGGTGACGGCATCACTGCTGCGGGAACTTAAGCCCCTGATGATCGATTTTCACCATCAACGCGACCAGCAGCGGCTGCTCTCAGCGGCCTACCAACTGCATCTGCTGGACCTCTATGCCAAAAACGATGCCTGTTTGAGCGCTTTTTCCACCCAATACAGAGGCCTGCGCGAGAGCCTCAAAGAACTGGAAAGCCTGAAGGCGAAGGCGGAACAGGACCGCCAGCTGCGGGAGCTTTACCAGTATCAGTTCGAAGAACTGGAGAAAGCCGCCCTGCGCGAAAGTGAGGACCTCGAGCTGCAGCAGGAATTCGAACTGCTCAGCCACGCCCAGGAGATCGCCGAAACCGCGGCCGCGGCCTGCTTTGACCTCTATGAGAGCGAAAACAGCGTACACAGCCGCCTCAACGCCAGCCTGGCCGCCCTATCCCGTTTTTCCCATCTGGACCCGCGCCTGGCCAATATCGAGCAAGGCCTGCGCGACTCTTTGGAACTGGTTTCGGAAAACTCCGCGGCCCTGGGCGACCTCAGCCAGTCGGCGAGTGCGGACCCCGCTCGCCTGGAGGCGATCCGCGAACGGCTGGACGCCATCAACAGCCTGCTGCACAAGCACAAAGCCCAGAACATCGGCGAATTGCTGGAAGTATTTGCCGAGCGGGAGGCCCAGATCAATGCCTACGCCGATCTGAGCGAACGCATCAAAGCATTGGAAAAGGCCACCGAAAAAGACTTTGAGGCCCTGCGCGCCAGTGGGGACAAGCTCAGCGCCAACCGCCGGGCCGCGGCGGAAAAACTCTCCGTGGAGTTGCGCGAGAGCATCAGCTTGCTCTCCATCCCCGACGCGCGTTTCAAAATAAGAGTTGACAAAAAGACAGATGGCAAAATCATAATGCATGAATATCTTGATTCCTGTACAGAGCAGGGTCAGGACGCCTGCCAGTATTTTTTCAGCGCGAACCGGGGCAGCGAGCTCAAGCCTCTCTCAGCGGTTGCTTCCGGCGGTGAACTATCCCGCATTCTGCTGGCCATCAAAAAGGTGTTGTCCGAGCGGATCGAGGAAAAGCTGATGATCCTGGACGAGATCGATTCCGGCATCGGCGGCAAAACGGCCGAGTACGTAGCGCAGTTCATTTTCGCCCTGGCACGGCGGCACCGGATCATATGCATCACGCATCTGGCCCAGATCGCCGCCATCGCCGACCAGCAGGTGGCGTTGCAAAAAGAGGCAGGCAAGCAGAGGAACGTGATCCAGATGGTGCCGCTGGAGGCAGAACAAAGGCTGGAAGAACTGGCCCGGATGCTGTCCGGAAATGTTTCGGACATTTCGCTGGAGCATGCCAGGGAATTGATAAGCAAATACAAGACATGA
- a CDS encoding NAD(+)/NADH kinase, whose product MKNIAVFINPAFTDKQAIFSRLEALAAEHGVRFYGISAQRELLPKGFSLLDPAGQTAKKPDCILVFGGDGTILRAKDLALSSGAPLLGINLGWLGFLSETTLAELDNSIRDLIKGKYRLLPRMLVQCQLWRGGEIIFKGLALNDAVIHKADTPRLIRVRIFSGGRFVFDTRCDGVVASTPTGSTAYSLAAGGPILAPELRAIVLSPLNPHLLTIRPMVFSASDRILMRVHGLEEPAALQLDGENCSPLQDNDEVLITAAKQQVQFVKLSNRTFYQILRRKMHLGK is encoded by the coding sequence ATGAAAAACATTGCCGTATTCATCAATCCCGCCTTCACGGACAAACAGGCCATCTTCAGCCGGCTGGAAGCTTTGGCGGCTGAACACGGGGTCCGCTTTTACGGGATCAGCGCGCAACGTGAACTGCTGCCCAAGGGCTTCAGCCTGCTGGACCCGGCGGGGCAGACCGCGAAGAAGCCCGACTGCATCCTGGTCTTCGGCGGCGACGGCACCATTTTGCGGGCCAAGGATTTGGCCCTGAGTTCCGGCGCGCCTCTTCTGGGAATCAATTTGGGCTGGCTGGGCTTTCTTTCCGAAACCACTTTGGCGGAACTGGACAACTCCATCCGCGACCTGATCAAAGGGAAATACCGCCTGTTGCCCAGAATGCTGGTCCAATGCCAGCTGTGGAGAGGGGGCGAGATCATCTTCAAGGGCCTGGCGCTGAACGACGCGGTGATCCATAAAGCGGACACCCCGCGCTTGATCCGGGTGCGCATTTTCAGCGGCGGGCGTTTTGTCTTCGACACTCGCTGCGACGGAGTGGTGGCCAGCACCCCCACGGGTTCCACAGCCTATTCTCTGGCGGCTGGAGGTCCCATCCTCGCCCCGGAACTGCGAGCCATCGTGCTGAGCCCGCTCAATCCGCATCTGCTCACCATCAGGCCGATGGTCTTCTCCGCCAGTGACCGGATCCTGATGCGGGTTCACGGTCTGGAGGAGCCGGCGGCGCTGCAACTGGACGGCGAGAACTGCAGTCCGCTGCAGGATAACGACGAAGTGTTGATCACCGCGGCCAAACAGCAGGTTCAGTTCGTGAAGCTCTCCAACCGCACTTTCTATCAGATCCTGCGGCGCAAGATGCACCTGGGGAAATAG
- the rsgA gene encoding ribosome small subunit-dependent GTPase A: protein MKQKDRKKQQPQAGERLKNVQVPDLDGLDDVRETAHYKTLRTAEKQHHKYKRGTQLIPGRILEVKTNYSYLVEAENKLYTATLSGRLKQFSYASKALSAVGDRVELDISGDPHFRIENILPRVNTLSRYAEGSFQKEIIVAANIDQVVITASWRMPLIKPGLIDRYVCIAALQNIQPVIVINKIDLCEDRAELEETVGYYRESGYPLLCSSVVSGEGMEELRALLKDRDSVFSGQSGTGKSSLINWLEPGLELRTAEVSDFNEKGRHTTTQAVLKPWSFGGHLLDTPGIKTVNLHRDAKSEIPKVFPGFSDLAVNCRFRDCTHTHEDDCAVLAAHAEGRIPLERYESYLRLLDSLT, encoded by the coding sequence ATGAAGCAAAAGGACAGGAAAAAACAGCAGCCCCAGGCGGGGGAACGGCTGAAGAACGTGCAAGTGCCGGACCTTGACGGTTTGGACGACGTGCGGGAAACGGCCCACTACAAGACTCTGCGCACCGCGGAGAAGCAGCACCACAAATACAAGCGGGGCACTCAGCTGATCCCCGGGCGGATCCTGGAAGTGAAGACCAACTACAGCTATCTGGTGGAGGCGGAAAACAAGCTCTACACGGCCACCCTGTCCGGCCGGCTGAAGCAGTTTTCCTACGCCAGCAAAGCTCTTTCCGCCGTGGGCGATCGCGTGGAGCTGGACATTTCAGGCGATCCGCACTTCCGCATCGAAAATATCCTGCCCCGCGTGAACACACTCTCCCGCTATGCCGAAGGCAGCTTCCAGAAAGAGATCATCGTGGCCGCCAACATCGACCAGGTGGTGATCACGGCTTCCTGGCGGATGCCGCTGATCAAACCGGGGCTGATCGACCGCTACGTCTGCATCGCCGCCCTTCAGAACATTCAGCCGGTGATCGTGATCAACAAGATCGACCTCTGCGAAGACCGCGCGGAGCTGGAGGAAACAGTTGGCTACTACCGGGAGTCCGGATATCCGTTGCTCTGCAGTTCTGTGGTGAGCGGCGAGGGAATGGAGGAACTGAGGGCCTTGCTGAAAGACAGGGACAGTGTGTTTTCCGGGCAATCCGGCACGGGGAAAAGTTCCCTGATCAACTGGCTGGAACCAGGGTTGGAACTGCGCACCGCCGAGGTGAGCGATTTCAACGAAAAAGGGAGGCACACCACCACGCAGGCGGTCCTGAAGCCCTGGAGCTTCGGCGGCCATCTGCTGGATACTCCTGGGATCAAGACAGTGAATCTGCACCGCGACGCCAAAAGCGAGATCCCGAAGGTGTTTCCGGGCTTCAGCGATCTGGCGGTGAACTGCCGGTTCCGGGATTGCACCCACACCCACGAGGATGACTGCGCCGTTCTGGCAGCCCATGCGGAGGGGCGGATCCCGCTGGAACGCTATGAATCGTATCTGAGGCTACTGGACTCGCTGACATGA